DNA from Eucalyptus grandis isolate ANBG69807.140 chromosome 5, ASM1654582v1, whole genome shotgun sequence:
CCAACATAATAAGCAATTTTGATAGGATTTATGAAATAATGTGAAGCCTAGCTATGTTACTTCTTCCATGGGCTTCATCTCATGTCCTCATTTTTTGCATATATGAATAGTTGGCTTAACAACAAAAGTAGGGATCGATAAGGAAAATCATGAACCATTATGCGGCAAATGAAGATTTCATTAGAATTTATGCTAGAGGTTAGTAGCACATTCAAGTTACGAGAGATCACACTCGAATTGTCCCTGTgttgctttcatttttcttcctcagGTAGGATTATTGTTGTTATACATTTACTTGAGTCACTTAATTCAAGTCACATATGACAAGGATGATACATTCCATTTGTTAATTTAGACTTCTTGATCTTTGAGGCGTAGATGGAGGCATATAAAAGAGCTTTGTTGTGGTCCCTATTTTTCCCTTACAAAAGCATAAATGAACCACAAATTATAAAGAACTATAGCATCTTACTTATACATCTAAAACCATATAATCGTCCTTGAAGTAATCTTCTTATTACAGTTGCATCTTCCTATGATTGTTGAGTTGCAATTTGTTGCCTGATATTGTGTAGTAATCACTCAAGACATGAAGAGATTAGGAGATGAACTCCTTAAGAAGTGTGAAGGATTACCCTTGGCTATCACTATGCTTGGTGGACTTCTAGCAGTCAATGAATGGGAGATAGTTTACAAAAAgatcaatttgcattttgatgaTAAGAGTGATGTACCAAAAGTGTTGGCCTTAAGCTATGACAATCTACCATGCCATTTAAAGCCATGCTTCCTATATATGGGCAGCTTTCTAGAGAATGCCGAAATCCCTATATCGAGGGTTCTTCCCATGTGGATTGCTGAAGGCTTTGTGTCGCTAAATGAATAtgacgaagagagagaaataccAGTGGAAGATGTAGCAGAGCAATATTTAGTAGAGTTGGTTAATAGGGAATGGTTCAAGTACGATTCAACTTGAGTAGAAAGATCAAAACCTGCCACCTCCATGATTTGATGCGAGACTTATGCCTCTCCAAGGCTAGGCAGGAGAGGTTTCTTAGCATTCTTAATATCCAGCAAAATCATGAAATGAAGGATTGTTCTTCTTCGATGGCAATAAAAGTGAAGTCAACTTGCAAAACACGAAGGCTTTGTCTCAATATGAATGTTGAAGGAAACATGATTCCAAGTGTAAAACAAATAGGAAGGACTATGCTCCACCTTCGAACTTTCAAGTTCTTTGGATTTGCTAAAGGGAAGTGGAAGCAATTTCAACCTATTTTCATCAACTGTAAGTTTCTCAGAGTTTTGAAACTCGAGTGTCTTTATAATATGAGAGGAAATTTACCTAAATCAGTGGGAGACCTAGTTCATTTGAGATTCATGAGTTTAGCAAACAGTAGTTTCAAGGGCTTGCCACAATCCTTGGGAAACCTTATATATATGGAATTCTTGGACATGGACATTCGTATGGTTCCATATAAAAAGGTAACCATGCCAAATGTGTTGTGGAAGATGACAAGGTTGAGGTATCTCCatcttcctctccaatttgcCGTCAAGAAGAGATTTTGTGGGGATCGGAGGAAGTTGCAGTTGGACACTTTAAATAGCCTATGGAAAttgaaaaacttttttttgaagATGTGTGATGTGAACGATTTAAGCAAATTGACTAATCTGCAAAAACTGATTATCATCGGCGAGCAAGGCTCTAATGACTTGAAGACAATTTCACAACTTGCTAAATTCAATTTGAAACATCTGCAATCCTCGTCTTTCATATTCACAAGCTCTTCATTCACTGAAGCCGAATTGAGTATGACATCAAGCTGTTGTCATTACTGTAAACTATTTCTAAGtggaaaaatagagaagttttCAGAACATAAGAATCTACCCCAACAATTGAGTAAGCTAGTCTTACTATGGTCTGGACTTGAAGAAGATCCGATGCCAATATTGGAGAAATTGGATCGCTTGGTTATCCTCATGCTGGGGtataattgctttcttgggaaAAGAAATGGTTTGCTCTGCAGGAGGGTTTCCTCAACTCAAGCATTTAGAACTTCTTGCGCTAGATAATTTGGAGGAGTGGAGGGTCGCCGAAGGAGCCATGCCTCATCTTTCCCGATTAGGGATCGGCAACTGTCTCAATTTGAGGACTTTACCTCGAGCGGTCCGCCCGTATGACGGATCTGGTGACTTTTATGACCAGCTTACAAAGGTCGGGTGGTTCGGGTGACCTTTATGATCAGCTTACGAAGATCGGGtgttgctcaaaaaaaaaaaaagattgggtGGTGAGAGAGACAACGATGCGGGTGGTCGGGGGTGGCCCCAGCTttccaagagagagaaaaagggagcaTTGGCTTGTGTGTTGTCGGGGGTGGGCCCCCAGATTATAGCAGATGCGGAAAATGAAAAGCACAAAATCAGCTTTTCACTATATTTTAGCTCAAATTGGTTGTGGTTGTATCACAATCCTTTATAGAATTTCTCGAGTATAtatcttatcaaatatattaCATGAAAGTATACATTGTACATTAGATGCATAATTGAATGGAATGAGTCTCTTCtttccccaaaaaagaaaaataattaagagtATTGCTAGTAATGTTAAAATTggaataaatgatttaaaatctcattgtaTATAATACCCGAAAATGTTTCATTATATTATCCTTTTTATACATGCAATAGAATTGACTGTGTAGGATATTTatgaaatttagaaaaatatttcatgctGTCTAACTATATCTCTCATATGCGACATGCTAGAATCTATTATTATAACCAAAAGATTAGAATGTGTGAAAAGAATGATATATAATTATAGTAAttaacaaatatttaaaaaaattaaagataaataggaAGCATGGACAGAGCACCAATTGCTTCACGCCACGGTATTTGACATGACCAACCCATCTTCACCATTCATCAATCGGACATTAGTTAATCCTAGCTACCAATTTTTGCTTACGCAAATTGATCATGCATGATTTCAACGATTCTCTCTTCCTTTAGCACTTACTAGTGGAGTGCCGCCCTTCTGATTTTGTAGCCGTAATAATTTTCGTAATATGGCCAATCGATAATTAATTTAAGTaacatacttttattttctatgagaGATATTGGAGCCACTATAGCAATCCTGTAAATGTAGTTTCCCCATTTGTGTCATGATCGATCATCCATTTTGTTATGTGAGATTTTTCCTATACAATTTCCTATTCTATTTGTGATCTAGTGGTAACTGCCAGCTATTTTGCATATCATATAGACTACATCTGCATCTCTAATTTGATTACATAAAATTATCTGTATTTTGAGATGTTTCATTTACAacataagattgtgatcaaaGCAAAATCAAGCAAAAACCTTCACTCTATTGGAGATGTAAAGTCTCCTAATGATTTTCAGTGCATTAGCCATCTCtagaccaaaaaagaaatgttcaCAACCCCATTATATGGCGGCTTTTGCTTTCTTGCTCAAAGGGCGAATCATGAGTTTCCCTGATGTTGCTTGTTAAATTTGATGCTTTCTTCTTAGAGGCTTGCTCGCAGTGAGATTGTCTTAAAAGTACGGTGAGAAAATGGGAACAAAAGTGCCACATAGCCAACCAGAACCATGCGCTTTAAGATCTGGAAGATGAGGAGAAAGTCACGTAAGCGTGGTTACCTGATGAGAAGACCGTCCCGGCCTTCGGCCTCGTTAggattacccaaaaaaaaaaaaaaattccaaaaattcctaaatttattgtactttaatcaattcaatttaaaatttttcagttttatcagttgagtcctaaatattttcacattttaccaattttagttggaaattaCTAATGTGAACACCATAGTACCACGTAGgacaattaattgaaaatattagaattgaattgatcaaagtgcataaatttaaaaaaaaaaaaaattggataattttcccaaaaaaaccGAATGTTGGCGACTGTCCTAATGCCTTTAGACTCGTTTTGCGCATCACCGGGAGGAAATCAATGTGAGAAACAATGCCTTTTTCCAATGGTTCCGAAGATGAatctttcttttcatatttcttttggaTCTTCTCGGctactcaaatttcagaataCAGCAAATCTTACCACTAGCATAGATCCCATGGAGGCTTATTTGGTCTTGAACCTTGCCAACTTTCCTTCAAAGTGTAAAAAGCTAGTTATTATACAATAGTACGTCATGGACGGTAGGTAGATAGAAACCTGGTCGCGCTCACATTCATAATTTGGTATTCTTGTATTACTCTACAGATgttaataaattatataatgTTGACgacaaaatagtgtttgggaaTTCATTTGTTCAAGTTGTTCCTAAATTCTTGAATTTACGTCCTAATTACTATTATCTAATAATACATTCATATTAAGTTGTCTTCACGCTGAACACTTCgtacaacaattttttttaatcattaagCCGCTCTTTTTTATCTGGTAAAGATATCATGATTACTTTATCTCTAATTATGGAAACTTCACGTTTGCTCTTTTCTAGAATGTCAATATAATGACTAGGCTAAATAGCTTTATTCAAGTCTAACACATTGAAAAAGATTAAGCTGTGTCCTCTTTAATTAGAGTTAGCTCATGAATCAGGCAATTTGTGCTAAAAGGACTGGGTACCTTCGAATGAGAATAGTGAGAAGAAGGATAATAACATCGACACGGTCTGAAAagatatgaaaatgaaaatgtcgATAATAGATGGAATACATAGCTTGGGGAGttaagtagaaaaaaaaatctcacccTCACAAAGCATCTTCTTCTTATCTTTGTCGTCTTTTTCATCAGAACAAGCCGACCATGGCAAGTTGAGTCCATCTACATTTCTGTGATGTAAAATTGCACCGTACATCATAAGCTATGAAGAGTTAGACGACAatgtttgattaaaaaaaaagtcaaataattaGCAAATATTAAccaatgaaatttgaaaattattttgaattttagtgGTGACTCGAAAAAGCACTTTTGGCCCCTCTGAATGGGTATAGAATCCTTGAGAGATGTTACGGGAAGATCCAGCAATAAACGAGGGGGAGTTCTGGCTGCGCCTGCTCCCCTCCCACACTCCCTCTCATGGACACACTCTTTTAGTATTTAGCAactctattttctttccttcaaaTACACTTATCTTTAATTCAAATTTCAGCTACATAAAATGACGTTTAAGTCATAATTCATTACTTTATGCTCTTTTCTCCCGCTAGCAGCCGAACAATAATATAACACGATGCCTCTATTTCCTTCACCTTCTTTTGTCTCGTGATTatttgaataatttcttttcctttctaattaattacctcTTCATGACAGAGTGTAATTGATCTAGTCTTGTTTCCATTCGGCAGATGAATAGGAGGGGAAGAACATGAGACGTCTGATGAGTGCGAGCTCTCTAATGATGAAGATTCATTGCTTGAAGATTATGAGGAGCACTCAACGACTTTTGCAATAGTCTATTCGTCATTTATTGTGGAACCTTCTCTGCTGCGGGATGTCATACTCAATTTGCTAGTAACTTCATAGGCTGATAGAGAGATCCAAAGGTATGAAAGGATCTATATATTTCATGTAGTAATTAATGGTTTGCAGTTCATGTTTGTCTGGCCGTGTGTCGTATTAAGTGTCATGGGCTCTATCTAGAAAGTAGCCAAGTAATGCTCAATCTTATATTTTACCGATGCTGTGCAACTTCCAAACGATCTCCCTTAATTGGTGGTATAAGGCACGGTCATGCTAGTAGTAGAAGTCTTTGTCTTTAAAACAGTCAAATCATGTCACCTTTTTAGTTTTCAGTTGTACTTTGATGTGGTTGGATTTTCGGCAACTTGGTTGCGTAGAGGATCGACTTCTATGTAGTACCAAATG
Protein-coding regions in this window:
- the LOC104446113 gene encoding LOW QUALITY PROTEIN: probable disease resistance protein RF9 (The sequence of the model RefSeq protein was modified relative to this genomic sequence to represent the inferred CDS: inserted 2 bases in 1 codon; deleted 3 bases in 2 codons), with product MAESVVSSVGQTIGKLLIEEARFLRGVEGKIEDLQRELRLIRCLLRDADARREHNEAVGECVAQLRDFAYDAEDIIERYTLRVALKKEQYITRACACFMAKCTCLQIHVVGTEIEGLKSSIYNLRTSMLAFGAQPGNEGDRKRATDLLPKPTYCHFEEDFLGREDSIKELVKELLKDGKQQSYFYMGNGWLGKTSLARKVLAQDEVKNHFNGSAWACVSQEYDVKEILVGILVKLIPGQNDSIKKMITQELFEKLHKTLQEKRCIVVLDDIWTKGAWDSLRDAFPVENTRSKLLITTRNRDVAKYINPQGIHELQCLSDRESWDLLKKRAFPETKGLVVEISTDGPGVGQGTVAGQAMEGIAKLSKTEGQPVITQDMKRLGDELLKKCEGLPLAITMLGGLLAVNEWEIVYKKINLHFDDKSDVPKVLALSYDNLPCHLKPCFLYMGSFLENAEIPISRVLPMWIAEGFVSLNEYDEEREIPVEDVAEQYLVELVNREWFKYDNLSRKIKTCHLHDLMRDLCLSKARQERFLSILNIQQNHEMKDCSSSMAIKVKSTCKTRRLCLNMNVEGNMIPSVKQIGRTMLHLRTFKFFGFAKGKWKQFQPIFINCKFLRVLKLECLYNMRGNLPKSVGDLVHLRFMSLANSSFKGLPQSLGNLIYMEFLDMDIRMVPYKKVTMPNVLWKMTRLRYLHLPLQFAVKKRFCGDRRKLQLDTLNSLWKLKNFFLKMCDVNDLSKLTNLQKLIIIGEQGSNDLKTISQLAKFNLKHLQSSSFIFTSSSFTEAELSMTSSCCHYCKLFLSGKIEKFSEHKNLPQQLSKLVLLWSGLEEDPMPILEKLDRLVILMLGYNCXFLGKEMVCSAGGFPQLKHLELLALDNLEEWRVAEGAMPHLSRLGIGNCLNLRTLPRAVRPYDGSGDFYDQLTKVGWFG